From a single Kitasatospora sp. NBC_00458 genomic region:
- a CDS encoding APC family permease, whose protein sequence is MASLNQLSPPGTSAGPDGGATTHRSLRREIGLIGLMWASVGSIIGSGWLYGAKNAVVVAGPAALISWGIGAVAIVLLAFVHAELGGMFPVAGGTARYPHYAFGGLAGMSFGWFSWLQAATVAPIEVEAMIGYAGHWEFAKNLLNDNGTLTPSGFVVAVLLMGLFVAVNFLGVRVLARTNSATTWLKIFVPLFAIFVLAVTNFHGSNFTSHGFAPFGIKGVLTAVSASGIIFALLGFEQAIQLAGESRNPKRDIPRAVLGSVAIGTVIYVLLQVVFIAALPAASFADGWDQLDFPGIDGPFAGLATLVGLGWLAWVLYFDAIVSPGGTGLIYTTSTSRIAYGLSKNGYAPQLFERVDRRGVPWFGLVMSFVTGVICFLPFPSWQELVGFIVSASVLMYAGAPLAFGALRRRLPARERSYRLPGGAVIAPMSFVVSSLIIYWSGWHTLSRLGIAIVIGYLLLGGYALYATRKGLPNAPRMDWRPAQWLPAYLLGLGLISWQGGFGEGTGRIPMWWDMAAVAAFSLVVYFWAIRVALPAEVIEQNIEDVEVVDAGGH, encoded by the coding sequence ATGGCATCCCTCAACCAGCTCTCCCCGCCCGGCACGAGCGCCGGACCCGACGGCGGAGCCACCACCCACCGGTCGCTCCGCCGCGAGATCGGCCTCATCGGCCTGATGTGGGCCTCCGTCGGCTCGATCATCGGATCGGGGTGGCTGTACGGCGCCAAGAACGCCGTCGTCGTCGCCGGACCGGCGGCGCTCATCTCCTGGGGCATCGGCGCGGTCGCCATCGTCCTGCTCGCCTTCGTGCACGCCGAGCTCGGTGGCATGTTCCCGGTGGCGGGTGGCACCGCGCGCTACCCGCACTACGCCTTCGGCGGCCTGGCGGGCATGTCCTTCGGCTGGTTCTCCTGGCTCCAGGCGGCGACCGTGGCGCCGATCGAGGTCGAGGCCATGATCGGCTACGCCGGCCACTGGGAGTTCGCCAAGAACCTCCTCAACGACAACGGCACCCTCACCCCCAGCGGCTTCGTCGTCGCGGTGCTGCTGATGGGCCTCTTCGTCGCGGTGAACTTCCTCGGCGTCCGGGTCCTCGCCCGCACCAACAGCGCCACCACCTGGCTGAAGATCTTCGTCCCGCTGTTCGCGATCTTCGTCCTGGCCGTGACCAACTTCCACGGCTCCAACTTCACCTCGCACGGCTTCGCGCCGTTCGGCATCAAGGGCGTGCTGACCGCCGTCAGCGCCAGCGGCATCATCTTCGCCCTGCTCGGCTTCGAGCAGGCGATCCAGCTGGCGGGCGAGAGCAGGAACCCCAAGCGCGACATCCCCCGCGCGGTCCTCGGCTCGGTGGCCATCGGCACCGTGATCTACGTGCTGCTCCAGGTCGTCTTCATCGCCGCCCTGCCCGCCGCGTCCTTCGCCGACGGCTGGGACCAGCTGGACTTCCCCGGCATCGACGGCCCGTTCGCCGGCCTCGCCACCCTGGTCGGCCTCGGCTGGCTGGCCTGGGTGCTGTACTTCGACGCCATCGTCTCCCCCGGCGGCACCGGCCTGATCTACACCACCTCCACCTCGCGCATCGCGTACGGCCTCAGCAAGAACGGCTACGCGCCGCAGCTCTTCGAGCGCGTGGACAGGCGCGGCGTGCCGTGGTTCGGCCTGGTCATGTCCTTCGTCACCGGCGTGATCTGCTTCCTGCCCTTCCCGAGCTGGCAGGAGCTGGTCGGCTTCATCGTCTCCGCCAGCGTGCTGATGTACGCCGGCGCCCCGCTCGCCTTCGGCGCGCTGCGCCGCCGGCTGCCCGCCCGCGAGCGCTCGTACCGCCTGCCCGGCGGCGCCGTCATCGCCCCGATGTCCTTCGTGGTCTCCAGCCTGATCATCTACTGGTCCGGCTGGCACACCCTGTCCCGCCTGGGCATCGCCATCGTCATCGGGTACCTGCTGCTCGGCGGCTACGCCCTGTACGCCACCCGCAAGGGCCTGCCGAACGCCCCGCGGATGGACTGGCGGCCCGCCCAGTGGCTGCCCGCCTACCTCCTCGGCCTCGGCCTGATCTCCTGGCAGGGCGGCTTCGGCGAGGGCACCGGACGCATCCCGATGTGGTGGGACATGGCGGCGGTCGCGGCCTTCTCCCTGGTCGTCTACTTCTGGGCGATCCGCGTCGCCCTGCCGGCCGAGGTGATCGAGCAGAACATCGAGGACGTCGAGGTGGTCGACGCGGGCGGTCACTGA
- a CDS encoding cytochrome c oxidase assembly protein, whose amino-acid sequence MHHHGGMTELGPFSLSNVLTWSPDWVFLIGSLAALALYVTGVVRLNRRGDRWPVGRTAAWVLGTGSVILVTCTGLNDYGMVLFSAHMMQHMVLSMLSPILLLLGAPITLALRALRPAGKGRPRGPRELLVALLHSTYVKVVSHPAFTIPLFIASLYGVYFTPLFDFLMEYRLGHIFMMVHFLATGLAFFWPIMGVDPGPNRSGHVMRIIELFMGMPFHAFFGVAVMMAGQPLVKTFTAEGAPPGTDLLADQKLAGGITWAFGEIPTAIVLIALVYQWMSSEQRLSRRRDRAEDRSGDAELAAYNAYLASLDKRSQRPAPAADAG is encoded by the coding sequence ATGCACCACCACGGCGGGATGACCGAACTCGGGCCCTTCTCGCTCTCCAACGTGCTGACCTGGTCCCCCGACTGGGTGTTCCTGATCGGCAGCCTGGCGGCGCTGGCGCTGTACGTCACCGGTGTGGTCCGGCTGAACCGGCGCGGTGACCGCTGGCCGGTCGGGCGCACCGCGGCCTGGGTCCTGGGCACCGGGTCGGTGATCCTGGTCACCTGCACCGGGCTGAACGACTACGGCATGGTCCTGTTCAGCGCGCACATGATGCAGCACATGGTGCTCTCCATGCTCTCGCCGATCCTGCTGCTGCTCGGGGCGCCGATCACGCTGGCCCTGCGCGCGCTGCGGCCGGCCGGGAAGGGCCGCCCGCGCGGGCCGCGCGAGCTGCTGGTGGCACTGCTGCACAGCACCTACGTGAAGGTGGTCTCGCACCCGGCGTTCACCATCCCGCTGTTCATCGCGAGCCTGTACGGGGTCTACTTCACCCCGCTGTTCGACTTCCTCATGGAGTACCGGCTCGGGCACATCTTCATGATGGTGCACTTCCTGGCGACCGGACTCGCCTTCTTCTGGCCGATCATGGGCGTGGACCCGGGCCCGAACCGGTCGGGCCACGTGATGCGGATCATCGAGCTGTTCATGGGCATGCCGTTCCACGCCTTCTTCGGCGTGGCGGTGATGATGGCCGGCCAGCCGCTGGTGAAGACCTTCACCGCCGAGGGCGCGCCGCCCGGAACGGACCTGCTGGCCGACCAGAAGCTGGCCGGCGGCATCACCTGGGCGTTCGGCGAGATCCCGACCGCCATCGTGCTGATCGCCCTGGTCTACCAGTGGATGAGCTCCGAGCAGCGGCTCTCCCGCCGCCGGGACCGCGCCGAGGACCGCAGCGGCGACGCCGAGCTGGCGGCGTACAACGCGTACCTGGCCTCGCTGGACAAGCGCAGCCAGCGCCCCGCACCGGCGGCCGACGCCGGCTGA
- a CDS encoding SAV_915 family protein → MARVVVWHVPVTVTGRTTALRLFRLRDGRRCAVGFSSAAALTDLLGAGQAAVELGEPALRALTAPLGVRDLVLDPRLVAPPVADGTTRPSAADRPAAQLQRR, encoded by the coding sequence ATGGCCCGCGTCGTCGTCTGGCACGTCCCGGTCACCGTCACCGGACGGACCACCGCTCTCCGCCTCTTCCGTCTGCGCGACGGCCGCCGCTGCGCGGTCGGCTTCAGCTCCGCCGCCGCACTGACCGACCTGCTCGGTGCCGGGCAGGCCGCCGTCGAACTCGGCGAACCGGCCCTGCGCGCGCTCACCGCCCCGCTCGGCGTCCGCGACCTCGTCCTGGACCCGCGCCTGGTCGCGCCGCCGGTGGCCGACGGCACGACCCGCCCCTCCGCCGCCGACCGCCCGGCCGCACAGCTCCAGCGCCGGTGA
- a CDS encoding MFS transporter: MTNQIAPPEPAPPASAVDRPAGYRLRWAGLAVVLGAEVMDLLDTTIVGVASPAIRQDLGGSDAQIQWISASYTLAFAVLLITGARLGDFFGRKRLFTLGAAGFTLASALCAAAPGAGTLIAARSVQGLFAALLIPQGLGLIKSMFPPKEMGAAFGLFGPVLGLSSVLGPTLGGYLTEADWFGLGWRTVFLINLPLGLLTVLLAGRILPADRVTRTTGAGRLDPVGVLLLSLAVLLLVFPLVQGRELDWPLWTFVAMAASLPVLRLFAVHQRRVLRRGGTPLIEPSLFGKRAFVSALATGLVFFAALSGLLLVFTLHLQLGLGWTPLHAGLSMIPLSLGVVAGAVLSGALLAPRHGRRVLHGGMVVAAAGALGLWFSVEHWAAGLTSWDLLPALAVTGLGLGLIMAPFFDIALAGVEEAETGSASGVLNAQQQLGGSVGVALLGTAFFGWAGGDGFQHAAGRTYGLAAGLLALAFLVAFLLPRRARPEGEH; the protein is encoded by the coding sequence ATGACCAACCAGATCGCTCCCCCCGAGCCCGCGCCCCCGGCGTCCGCCGTGGACCGGCCGGCCGGCTACCGGCTGCGCTGGGCCGGACTCGCCGTCGTCCTCGGCGCCGAGGTGATGGACCTCCTCGACACCACGATCGTCGGCGTCGCCTCACCCGCCATCCGCCAGGACCTCGGCGGCAGCGACGCCCAGATCCAGTGGATCTCCGCCTCCTACACGCTCGCCTTCGCCGTACTGCTGATCACCGGGGCGCGGCTCGGCGACTTCTTCGGGCGCAAGCGCCTCTTCACCCTCGGCGCGGCCGGCTTCACCCTCGCCTCGGCGCTCTGCGCGGCCGCGCCCGGTGCCGGCACCCTGATCGCCGCCCGGAGCGTCCAGGGCCTGTTCGCCGCGCTGCTCATCCCGCAGGGCCTCGGACTGATCAAGTCGATGTTCCCGCCCAAGGAGATGGGCGCCGCGTTCGGCCTGTTCGGCCCCGTCCTCGGGCTCTCGTCCGTCCTCGGGCCCACCCTCGGCGGCTACCTCACCGAGGCCGACTGGTTCGGGCTCGGCTGGCGGACCGTCTTCCTGATCAACCTGCCGCTCGGCCTGCTGACCGTCCTCCTGGCCGGCCGGATCCTGCCCGCCGACCGCGTCACCCGCACCACCGGCGCCGGCCGGCTCGACCCGGTGGGCGTGCTGCTGCTCAGCCTCGCCGTGCTGCTGCTGGTCTTCCCGCTGGTCCAGGGGCGCGAGCTGGACTGGCCGCTCTGGACCTTCGTGGCGATGGCCGCCTCCCTGCCGGTGCTCCGGCTCTTCGCCGTCCACCAGCGCCGGGTCCTGCGGCGCGGCGGGACCCCGCTGATCGAGCCCTCGCTGTTCGGCAAGCGGGCCTTCGTCTCGGCCCTCGCCACCGGCCTGGTGTTCTTCGCCGCACTCTCCGGGCTGCTGCTGGTCTTCACCCTCCACCTGCAGCTCGGCCTCGGCTGGACCCCGCTGCACGCCGGGCTCTCGATGATCCCGCTCTCGCTCGGCGTGGTCGCCGGGGCCGTCCTCTCCGGCGCCCTCCTCGCCCCGCGCCACGGCCGGCGGGTGCTGCACGGCGGCATGGTCGTCGCCGCCGCCGGCGCGCTCGGCCTCTGGTTCTCGGTCGAGCACTGGGCCGCCGGCCTCACCAGCTGGGACCTGCTCCCCGCGCTGGCCGTCACCGGCCTCGGACTGGGCCTGATCATGGCGCCGTTCTTCGACATCGCGCTGGCCGGCGTGGAGGAGGCGGAGACCGGCTCGGCCTCCGGCGTCCTCAACGCCCAGCAGCAGCTCGGCGGCTCGGTGGGCGTCGCCCTGCTCGGCACCGCGTTCTTCGGCTGGGCCGGCGGCGACGGCTTCCAGCACGCGGCCGGACGGACGTACGGGCTCGCCGCGGGGCTGCTGGCCCTCGCCTTCCTGGTCGCCTTCCTGCTGCCCCGCCGGGCCCGCCCCGAGGGCGAGCACTGA
- a CDS encoding NADP-dependent isocitrate dehydrogenase produces MTDSTIIYTHTDEAPALATYSFLPVVQAYASTAGVKVETRDISLAGRIIASFPERLEEGQRIGDALAELGALAKTPGANIIKLPNISASIPQLKAAVAELQAQGYALPDYPDDPQTDEDKDVRARYDKVKGSAVNPVLREGNSDRRAPASVKNYAKTHPHRMGAWSADSKTNVATMGENDFRSTEKSTVIAEDGALRIELLAEDGTTTVLRESVPVLAGEVVDASVLRAAALNEFLAAQVARAKAEGVLFSVHLKATMMKVSDPIIFGHVVRAFFPKTFDRYGAALAAAGLNPNNGLGGILAGLDALENGAEIKASFDAELADGPALAMVDSDKGITNLHVPSDVIVDASMPAMIRTSGHMWGPDGQEADTLAVLPDSSYSGVYQAVLDDCRAHGALDPATIGSVPNVGLMAQAAEEYGSHDKTFEIAAAGTVRLVDTEGNVVLEQAVQPGDIFRSCQTKDLPIRDWVKLAVTRARVSGDPAVFWLDETRAHDAVLIEKVKAYLPEHDTTGLQIEIKAPVDATTFSLERIRRGENTISVTGNVLRDYLTDLFPILELGTSAKMLSVVPLINGGGLFETGAGGSAPKHVQQLVKENYLRWDSLGEFFALAASFEHLARTTENARAQVLADTLDRATGTFLNEDKSPSRRLGGIDNRGSHFYLALYWAQELAGQTADAELAQAFAGLAEALGEQEQAIVDELVAVQGAPVELGGYYQPDPAKAAAAMRPSKTFNEALANLG; encoded by the coding sequence ATGACTGACTCGACCATCATCTATACGCACACCGACGAGGCGCCGGCCCTGGCAACGTACTCGTTCCTGCCGGTCGTGCAGGCGTACGCCTCGACGGCGGGCGTGAAGGTGGAGACGCGCGACATCTCCCTCGCCGGGCGGATCATCGCGAGCTTCCCGGAGCGTCTGGAGGAGGGCCAGCGGATCGGCGACGCCCTCGCCGAGCTGGGCGCGCTCGCCAAGACCCCGGGCGCCAACATCATCAAGCTGCCGAACATCTCGGCGTCCATCCCGCAGCTGAAGGCGGCCGTCGCCGAGCTGCAGGCGCAGGGCTACGCGCTGCCGGACTACCCGGACGACCCGCAGACCGACGAGGACAAGGACGTCCGCGCCCGTTACGACAAGGTCAAGGGCAGCGCCGTCAACCCGGTCCTGCGCGAGGGCAACTCGGACCGCCGCGCCCCCGCGTCGGTCAAGAACTACGCCAAGACCCACCCGCACCGCATGGGCGCGTGGTCGGCCGACTCCAAGACCAACGTCGCCACCATGGGCGAGAACGACTTCCGCTCCACCGAGAAGTCCACCGTGATCGCCGAGGACGGCGCGCTGCGCATCGAGCTGCTCGCCGAGGACGGCACCACCACCGTCCTGCGCGAGTCGGTCCCGGTGCTCGCCGGTGAGGTCGTCGACGCCTCCGTGCTGCGCGCCGCCGCCCTGAACGAGTTCCTGGCCGCCCAGGTCGCCCGCGCCAAGGCCGAGGGCGTCCTGTTCTCGGTGCACCTCAAGGCCACCATGATGAAGGTCTCCGACCCGATCATCTTCGGCCACGTGGTCCGCGCCTTCTTCCCGAAGACCTTCGACCGGTACGGTGCCGCGCTCGCCGCCGCCGGCCTCAACCCGAACAACGGCCTCGGCGGCATCCTCGCCGGCCTCGACGCGCTGGAGAACGGCGCCGAGATCAAGGCCTCGTTCGACGCCGAGCTGGCCGACGGCCCGGCCCTGGCCATGGTCGACTCGGACAAGGGCATCACCAACCTGCACGTCCCGAGCGACGTCATCGTCGACGCCTCGATGCCGGCCATGATCCGCACCTCCGGCCACATGTGGGGCCCGGACGGCCAGGAGGCCGACACCCTCGCCGTGCTGCCCGACAGCAGCTACTCGGGCGTCTACCAGGCCGTTCTCGACGACTGCCGCGCCCACGGCGCCCTGGACCCGGCCACCATCGGCTCCGTCCCGAACGTCGGCCTGATGGCCCAGGCCGCCGAGGAGTACGGCAGCCACGACAAGACCTTCGAGATCGCCGCCGCCGGCACCGTCCGCCTGGTCGACACCGAGGGCAACGTCGTCCTGGAGCAGGCCGTCCAGCCGGGCGACATCTTCCGCTCCTGCCAGACCAAGGACCTGCCGATCCGCGACTGGGTCAAGCTGGCGGTCACCCGCGCCCGCGTCAGCGGCGACCCGGCCGTCTTCTGGCTGGACGAGACCCGCGCCCACGACGCCGTCCTGATCGAGAAGGTCAAGGCGTACCTGCCGGAGCACGACACCACCGGCCTGCAGATCGAGATCAAGGCGCCGGTCGACGCCACCACGTTCTCCCTGGAGCGCATCCGCCGCGGCGAGAACACCATCTCGGTCACCGGCAACGTGCTGCGCGACTACCTGACCGACCTCTTCCCGATCCTGGAGCTGGGCACCAGCGCCAAGATGCTGTCGGTCGTCCCGCTGATCAACGGCGGCGGCCTGTTCGAGACCGGCGCCGGCGGCTCCGCCCCGAAGCACGTCCAGCAGCTGGTCAAGGAGAACTACCTGCGCTGGGACAGCCTGGGCGAGTTCTTCGCGCTGGCCGCCAGCTTCGAGCACCTGGCCCGCACCACGGAGAACGCCCGCGCCCAGGTGCTGGCCGACACCCTGGACCGCGCGACCGGCACCTTCCTCAACGAGGACAAGTCGCCGAGCCGCCGCCTGGGCGGCATCGACAACCGCGGCAGCCACTTCTACCTGGCCCTGTACTGGGCCCAGGAGCTGGCCGGCCAGACCGCGGACGCCGAGCTGGCGCAGGCCTTCGCGGGCCTCGCCGAGGCGCTGGGCGAGCAGGAGCAGGCCATCGTCGACGAGCTGGTCGCCGTCCAGGGCGCGCCGGTCGAGCTCGGTGGCTACTACCAGCCGGACCCGGCCAAGGCCGCGGCCGCGATGCGTCCGTCGAAGACCTTCAACGAGGCGCTGGCCAACCTCGGCTGA
- a CDS encoding helix-turn-helix domain-containing protein, producing MPEYYSVEQVAELLGLHVRTVRGYVRDGRLRATRIGKQYRIARRDFESFTGAESEAPPAAEPGPLHVEASTVVQIDGIGTREAVRLSNTLVAMVSGPRGNTVPVRVESYHNEERATLKLIILGDPADTAELLAVIHSLTTENRHV from the coding sequence GTGCCGGAGTACTACTCGGTGGAGCAGGTGGCCGAACTACTGGGCCTGCACGTGCGGACGGTCCGCGGCTACGTCCGGGACGGCCGCCTCCGGGCGACCAGGATCGGCAAGCAGTACCGGATCGCCCGCCGCGACTTCGAGTCCTTCACCGGTGCCGAATCCGAGGCGCCGCCGGCGGCGGAGCCCGGCCCGCTGCACGTCGAGGCGTCCACCGTCGTCCAGATCGACGGCATCGGCACCCGGGAGGCCGTCCGGCTGTCCAACACCCTCGTCGCGATGGTCTCCGGCCCGCGCGGGAACACCGTCCCGGTGCGGGTGGAGTCGTACCACAACGAGGAACGCGCGACGCTCAAGTTGATCATCCTCGGCGATCCGGCCGACACGGCCGAGCTGCTCGCCGTCATCCATTCGCTGACCACGGAGAACCGCCATGTCTGA
- a CDS encoding DUF4180 domain-containing protein codes for MSEPASPPAPAPAPVVPPVAPSAAPPAALRLPAEGPAIADEAAAMDVIGEAFGCDTAWAVVPAARFPDEFFDLGTRIAGAIVQKFATYRVGLAIVGDISRHTARSGALRDFVREGNRGGQLWFLADEAEFDARLAARDAALAAARDAALTAARDAARR; via the coding sequence ATGTCTGAGCCCGCCTCCCCGCCCGCCCCCGCCCCCGCCCCCGTCGTCCCGCCGGTGGCTCCGTCCGCGGCCCCGCCCGCCGCCCTGCGGCTGCCCGCCGAGGGCCCGGCCATCGCGGACGAGGCCGCGGCGATGGACGTCATCGGCGAGGCGTTCGGCTGCGACACGGCGTGGGCGGTCGTCCCGGCCGCGCGCTTCCCGGACGAGTTCTTCGACCTGGGCACCCGGATCGCCGGTGCGATCGTGCAGAAGTTCGCCACCTACCGGGTCGGGCTGGCGATCGTCGGCGACATCTCCCGGCACACCGCGCGCAGCGGCGCGCTGCGCGACTTCGTCCGGGAGGGCAACCGGGGCGGGCAGCTCTGGTTCCTGGCCGACGAGGCCGAGTTCGACGCGCGGCTGGCCGCCCGTGACGCCGCCCTGGCCGCCGCCCGTGACGCCGCCCTCACGGCCGCTCGCGACGCCGCCCGCCGGTAG
- a CDS encoding DMT family transporter, which yields MTTHAAVPVRHGLLSISAAAVAWGTGGAVAVLLLRTGGLGPVAVCAWRFAVAAGCLALLPVLRRTARGRGAGAPRRAAVLTGLGLAVSQCAYFGSVQYAGLGPGTLVTIGAGPVLTGLGAHLLLGERLTGRAAAAIVLALGGLALLVAAPAAGPRPELGLALAVLAGAGQSGLTLWARGGGSARASTGAFATGLLCLLPLALAEGGVLPGAGEPLLTAGALLFLGTVPTLFAYRWYFAGLTVVPGATAAVLVLLEPATAAVLGVACFGEPLTPALPAGSALLLTAVAVLTRGTR from the coding sequence ATGACCACTCATGCCGCCGTGCCGGTCCGGCACGGCCTGCTGTCCATCTCGGCCGCCGCCGTCGCCTGGGGCACGGGCGGAGCCGTCGCCGTCCTGCTGCTGCGCACCGGAGGGCTCGGCCCGGTGGCCGTCTGCGCCTGGCGGTTCGCCGTCGCGGCCGGCTGCCTCGCCCTGCTGCCCGTCCTGCGGCGCACGGCCCGGGGGCGGGGTGCCGGCGCGCCGCGCCGGGCGGCCGTCCTGACCGGGCTCGGGCTCGCCGTCAGCCAGTGCGCCTACTTCGGCTCGGTCCAGTACGCGGGCCTCGGGCCGGGCACCCTGGTCACCATCGGCGCCGGGCCGGTGCTCACCGGCCTCGGCGCCCATCTGCTGCTCGGCGAGCGGCTGACCGGCCGGGCGGCGGCCGCGATCGTGCTCGCGCTCGGCGGGCTGGCGCTGCTGGTGGCCGCACCGGCGGCCGGTCCGCGTCCGGAGCTCGGGCTGGCGCTCGCGGTGCTGGCCGGGGCCGGGCAGAGCGGACTGACGCTCTGGGCGCGCGGCGGCGGTTCGGCGCGCGCCTCGACCGGGGCGTTCGCCACCGGACTGCTCTGCCTGCTGCCGCTCGCCCTGGCGGAGGGCGGCGTCCTGCCCGGCGCCGGGGAGCCGCTGCTGACCGCGGGGGCGCTGCTGTTCCTCGGCACCGTGCCCACCCTTTTCGCCTACCGGTGGTACTTCGCCGGGTTGACGGTCGTACCCGGCGCCACCGCCGCCGTGCTGGTGCTGCTCGAACCGGCGACCGCGGCGGTGCTGGGCGTCGCCTGCTTCGGCGAGCCGCTCACGCCGGCCCTGCCGGCCGGCTCGGCGCTGCTGCTGACCGCCGTCGCGGTCCTCACCCGCGGCACCCGCTAG
- a CDS encoding DUF2254 domain-containing protein yields the protein MTDRPAGPRAQVRYRPLSPLREHLRESFWFAPLLACVAALLLAGLTAELDEAAVSQSVAESGSADELMRFNSAAKSVVSTVSSAMLTFIGVVFSISLVALQMGASQFSPRVLRLYVRSRLTKATFSACLATFLFALLVQFSYDDSTDPTQVTSVPVFSGVVAVLLVLLSMGLFVLYVQATMRLLRVPHVIDRVARESVDVLLQYRLMRPEPAPPALPDDAFTLLHEGRSGVLRDVNIGRLLRVARKHGAVLHLVPRIGDFIAPGTPVVRVACARPPRPHRIARALNVGVDRTMHQDLSFGFRQLVDIAIRALSPAVNDPTTAVQSIDRIHQLLAMLVHESFGDLCFRDRQGAVRLVEPVPDWQCMVDLAFTEVRLCGAGHPQVTRRLAAALDDLLRITPPDRRPELLEQRALLDRAVAEQLTDPEVRAFALRPDRQGIG from the coding sequence ATGACCGACCGCCCCGCCGGGCCCCGTGCGCAGGTGCGCTACCGACCGCTGTCGCCGCTGCGCGAGCACCTGCGCGAGTCGTTCTGGTTCGCACCGCTGCTCGCCTGCGTCGCCGCCCTGCTGCTGGCCGGGCTGACCGCTGAACTGGACGAGGCGGCCGTCTCGCAGAGCGTCGCGGAGTCCGGCTCCGCCGACGAGCTGATGCGGTTCAACAGTGCGGCCAAGTCCGTCGTCTCGACGGTCAGTTCGGCGATGCTCACGTTCATCGGCGTGGTGTTCTCGATCTCCCTGGTCGCGCTCCAGATGGGCGCCAGCCAGTTCTCCCCGCGGGTCCTGCGGCTCTACGTCCGCAGCCGGCTCACCAAGGCGACCTTCTCGGCCTGCCTGGCCACCTTCCTGTTCGCGCTGCTCGTCCAGTTCAGCTACGACGACTCCACGGACCCGACGCAGGTCACCTCCGTCCCGGTCTTCTCCGGCGTGGTCGCCGTCCTGCTGGTCCTGCTCAGCATGGGCCTGTTCGTGCTGTACGTGCAGGCCACCATGCGGCTGCTGCGGGTGCCGCACGTGATCGACCGGGTCGCGCGCGAGTCGGTGGACGTGCTGCTCCAGTACCGGCTGATGCGGCCCGAGCCGGCGCCGCCCGCCCTCCCCGACGACGCGTTCACGCTGCTGCACGAGGGCCGTTCGGGGGTGCTGCGCGACGTCAACATCGGGCGGCTGCTGAGGGTCGCCCGCAAGCACGGCGCGGTGCTCCACCTGGTGCCCCGGATCGGCGACTTCATCGCGCCCGGCACCCCGGTGGTGCGGGTGGCCTGCGCCCGGCCGCCGCGCCCGCACCGGATCGCCCGCGCGCTGAACGTGGGCGTGGACCGCACCATGCACCAGGACCTCAGCTTCGGCTTCCGGCAGCTCGTCGACATCGCGATCCGCGCGCTCTCACCGGCCGTCAACGACCCGACCACCGCCGTGCAGTCGATCGACCGGATCCACCAGCTGCTGGCCATGCTGGTGCACGAGAGCTTCGGCGACCTCTGCTTCCGGGACCGGCAGGGGGCGGTCCGCCTGGTCGAACCGGTGCCGGACTGGCAGTGCATGGTGGACCTCGCCTTCACCGAGGTCCGCCTCTGCGGCGCCGGACACCCCCAGGTCACCCGCCGGCTGGCCGCCGCCCTGGACGACCTGCTGCGGATCACGCCGCCCGACCGCCGCCCCGAACTCCTGGAACAGCGCGCGCTGCTGGACCGCGCGGTCGCCGAGCAGCTGACCGACCCGGAGGTCCGGGCCTTCGCCCTGCGCCCGGACCGCCAGGGCATCGGCTGA
- a CDS encoding TetR/AcrR family transcriptional regulator, with the protein MTSAAPRSGWSEHWQEKEKAAPKRQPLSRERIVEAALRIVDGEGMDALSMRRVGQELGTGAASLYAHVGGKEELVELVLDLAYAEIELERPDPAEWQEQLKRLLRRSRQVLLSHRDLAKAAVVANVPVTPHAMDIAEAMLGMLRAGGLDEQTAAYGVDLLGLYTTATAFEASTRGGGNSEEFTEQIRRYFDTIPAERYPMITSMAVALTRNVGDERFEFGLDILVAGLAREPRATGSTGAAGSTG; encoded by the coding sequence ATGACCAGTGCCGCCCCGCGTTCCGGCTGGTCCGAGCACTGGCAGGAGAAGGAGAAGGCCGCGCCGAAGAGGCAGCCGCTGAGCCGGGAGCGGATCGTCGAGGCCGCGCTGCGGATCGTCGACGGCGAGGGCATGGACGCGCTCAGCATGCGCCGGGTCGGCCAGGAGCTCGGCACCGGCGCCGCGAGCCTGTACGCCCACGTGGGCGGCAAGGAGGAACTGGTCGAACTCGTCCTCGACCTCGCCTACGCCGAGATCGAGCTGGAACGGCCCGATCCGGCCGAGTGGCAGGAGCAGCTGAAGCGACTGCTGCGCCGCTCCCGCCAGGTGCTGCTCTCCCACCGCGACCTGGCCAAGGCGGCCGTCGTCGCCAACGTCCCGGTGACCCCGCACGCGATGGACATCGCCGAGGCCATGCTGGGCATGCTGCGCGCCGGCGGCCTCGACGAGCAGACCGCCGCCTACGGGGTCGACCTGCTCGGGCTCTACACCACCGCGACCGCCTTCGAGGCGTCCACCCGCGGCGGCGGGAACAGCGAGGAGTTCACCGAGCAGATCCGGCGCTACTTCGACACGATCCCGGCCGAGCGCTACCCGATGATCACCTCGATGGCGGTCGCGCTCACCCGCAACGTGGGGGACGAGCGGTTCGAGTTCGGACTGGACATCCTGGTCGCCGGGCTGGCCCGGGAGCCGCGCGCGACCGGATCGACCGGGGCGGCCGGATCGACCGGCTGA